The Blastopirellula marina genomic sequence CTCCTTTTTTTAGGGAAACTACCGAAGTATTTTTCCGAACATAGCGATCCAATTCGAAGCGTTCTGCGTAAAAGTGTAGATATGCCAGCACTTCCCGATGGCTTGGATACTCTGGGTATTCCTCTGGCATCGGGCAATCGAAGAACTGTGTCATCCCCTTCGAAGAGATCAAATGTGTCGATTCGTAGACGCTGCTATGGGGCGATCGGATATCCCAATTGCCGCCGATGCCTACATTGCGGTCAACCGCAACAGTGTCGATTCCGATCTGTCGGAGGTTTTTTAGCGCAACCAAACCGGACGGTCCGGCACCGATTACGAGAACCCGAAATTCATGCTGCGAGGTCATGTGGCCAATTGTAACGACTTTTTCAATTGTCCGAGATCGTGGTAGCTGCGCGAAATTTTATGCCATAGATCGAGTTTAAATTTGGGTATGTCTTGCCTTACAAAAAGATGGTCACAAAGTGCCCATAGATATTTTTCACTTGAATGGAGATATTTTACAGAAACCCTTTCGCCCTGCCGGGGTTTCAATATTTAATTACTTCTTTTTTCGTAATTACAAAGTATCCTCGTAACCTTTTTACTTGTCTCGGCTTACGTTCATAAGCTATGTTTTGTGGTTAATAGTTAGCCACCTACGGACTGCCGCACTCAAAAAATGTTGTCTTTTTGCCAATTCTCGAAATAATAAGTTTCTTAGGTAGCGAAATTCTTTCGAGAGAAGTTACAATTTCATTTCACGGGATATCTTTAAACAGGAGAACCCGGAACTCCTCCTGCATCTAAGATCAACGGCACTACCCCTAAGGTGCCAGCCCAACTAGACCCAAGTTGCTTGGAAAACTTTAGAAGAGGCTTTACCCATGCGTTTTAACAAGATTACATCGGCGGAAGACTTTCAGCTGATCAACAGTTTCGATGAGGTCAAACAACGGCTTCTCGAAGATAAGAAGTACTCTGATCGTTTAGACAAACCGCTCGCTTACTGGGCGCTCCCTAACGATCGCCGCTTGCCACTGGCATTTCTCGGCCGCACGATCGGCGACTTACTGGCAACTCCGTTCGACGAACTCTCGGCGACCCCAGGTATCGGTCAGAAGAAGATCAGCTCGCTGGTCACGCTGTTGAATCGAGCAACCAAGGAAGACGCCGGCTTCGAGCCATCCCTGGCCGCTGCCAAGGAAGCCCCAGCTGACGACAACTTCTCGACGAAGAGCCCTCTGGACGCTGATGGCAAGTTCGATCCTTCCCTCGTTTCGGAAGTTTTGTGGCTTCGCTGGCGAGAAACGGTTCGCCGTCACAACCTCGGCAACGAGCGCCTTGGCCGTCTTGCTCCGACACTGACCGATCTGCCGACCGTCATCTGGAACACGCCGCTCGAATTCTACATGGGGCACAGCCTGGCCGAAATTCGCCGCTTGAAGACCCATGGCGAGAAGCGAGTCCGAGTCGTGCTCGAAGTCTTCTATCGCGTTCACGAAACGCTCGACCTAGCCCAAGGCCAACCACATTTGGCGATCGCTCTGCGTCCCAAGATGGTTCCTGTCCTTGAAACTTGGGGACTGGATCGCCTGATCAGCGAAACGCCTTTAAGCCGCAGTGAAGTGATGGATCGCCTGACCCGCCCGCTGCTGCAGCAGATTTTGACCGACGCCGGTCAAACGGTTTATGACCTGGCCGCTGGTCGTCTGGGCATCGAATCGGCTCCGCAGAGCGTTCGCATGCAGGCCCGTAACTTGGGTGTCACCCGAGCTCGCATCTACCAACTGCTGGAAGACTGCCAGAAGATCATGGCCGTCCGCTGGCCCGAAGGCCGTGCGATCCTCGAATCGCTTTGCCGCAAGGTCGAAGAAAAGCCCGGCGAAGGGGAAGCACGCCAGTTGCTGACCGCAACGAGAGACCTCTTCTACGCCGTGAAGAGCGAAGAAGACGAAGCCGATGTTGAAGAATCGGAAGTTGCCAGCGTGTAACTTGCCGGCTTGGCATGACGAAAAACAAAAACGCGTCCAGAGTTCCTGGACGCGTTTTTTTGTGCCATCGGCTAGGCTTCGTGGCTATCCCATTGCATGCCACGCCTACCGGCCTACTCAGGCCGCGTTGCGATGCAATCTGGGGCCGGGATGATCATTGCGTGGATCGAACCGGAAGGTTTGATCGCGTCCTTCGACCACGGCTCGTATGTCATCCAAATCTGGCAGGCGATGCAGGGCGGCCTTCGTATCCGCTTTCACCGTAAGAGCAGACATCATCGTCGAAATAGAGCCACTTCCTACGCTACGCGAGAGCCAGCCTAACTTCCCGCCATGCTTGCCGCGAGAACCGAACCACTCTTGATGCCGCAACTGAAGTGTCTTTGCCAGGCGAATCCGGTCGGAAGTTACGCGGCCCAGTTGGTTCGGTTCGTTCAAATAAACGTGCGCCCCGGCTGCCACTTCGCACATACCACCGGCTTCGGCAATCCAAAGACCGATATCGAGGTCGGCGTATTGCTCCATCCGTGTGCAGAAACCACCTACCGCTGCTAGCAGTGAATAGCGGTAGAAAGCTGCCTGCAGCATCGGTGCTTGCATGCTGTCAACCGAGCCGGCGGCACGCATCCCGAAATCATCCGCCAGCACGCCATGCACAGGCTCGTTACCGTCCGAGAAGTACACCTGCGGGGCAACCGCCATGACTTCCGTCTGCTGAAAGCATGCCAGAGCATCTTCCAGCCAGCCTGCGTCTACAGTGGCACCAGCGGCCAGCGTATGAACGATCGGAGCGTTGCACATCGACCAAGCCACCGCCAGCAGTTCGACTTCACTGCGAGCCGCAGGAACTTCAATCAGGCGGACTTCTTCAGCAATATTGTAAGGGTCGTCGTAGTAACCAGAATGAGGCACAACAATCTCACAGTAGCTGGGACGATTCTCCAGCAGCGAGATCAAGGTTGTTTCCAGTCGGTGAGCGTTGTCAACGCTCGGAATGACGATCGAGACTTTCAGCACAGAAACTTATCCTTCTGCCGCGGCCTGACACTCAGGGGGAAGACCAAGGTACGCTAGGTAGGGCTAGATTGGCCGGGCTCACGTTGGAATAATTCGGACCAAATGCGGTCACAAGTTTACCTGTTTTGCCTCAAAACCGACGATGCCGCTGGCAGAAAGATGCACAGAGGCCAGGCTAGCAGCTAGCATTCGCCCGAGCGGAAACATGATAGAGGCACGAATGCATCAGGCTGCGTCCAGAACCATGCCGCTGCACGAGACACATGAGCAAGTCTCAAACGGCCAAGCCCCCTGCGGAAGAACTCAGGGAGTCAGTTCGAAGTCGATCGTATTCTTGCCTGCAACGATATCGGCTTTCAGTTCACTGGTATTTGGCCGGCTATACTTTTCAGGAAGTAGATGGCCGCGAGGCTTCGACGGCGCACTTCGCTGGTTCGGATTGTAATTTGGGTCTTCCTCGGTGCTGGCGGTCTCCGTCAGAGGCTCTCGTTTGACAATCGTCACCTGGTAATGCCCTGGCCGCGTTCCGCCAGGAATGCTGGCAGAACTCAGCTGAAACTTCCCTTCTTCATTCGTTTTACCAACCGCTGCGTCGCCGGAATCGGAGCGAAACACGACGACCGCGTCCACCACCTTCGCGCCTTGCATCGTCACCGTTCCCTCAACCGACGCCGCGTCGCTGGGCAGGCCATTCGAGGAACACCCACCCCAGGCCAATACACCAAGCATCAACCAAACCCATTGCCACGATCGGGCATGCCCTGTGGGAAAAGACATAGAAACATCTCGCTCATTCGAAAGTAGATCACGTAAGTTCAAGAGGCCCGCCAGCGTTGGGACCGGTAAGCCTCGACAATCCCGACAGGATGCCGGAAGAACGCAGCTTGGTCTTACGAGCCGATGTTTACTTCGCCACCGGCTTTACTTCCCAAAGCACCCCAAACGCCGTATGGGCTGAGACTATTCGAATTCTCAGCGGAACTTAGGTTGCCGGTATCGATTGTGTCTGGAACAAAGTGAGTCGACCCGTCGGCACGCAACGTTAATACGCCACCTGGATGATTACTCGTCGGAGCGATCAACGAAGTGACGCTGTCGCCGCTACCGTTGTTCCCCTCGACGCAACTGGGCGAGTTGGGAGGCAGCACCGTCATAAAGCCAGCTCGCTCGGTCTGACCATCAGCAAACCACCAACCGCCGCGCCCTTTCACGGCACTTGCGTCCAGGTAGAAGCGACCACTTGCTTCTGCTAGGCAGTTGATCGGACTTGTCGTCAAATCACTTACGCCGGTGACAACCCCTTCAGTAACGCGGATCTGACCGGAACGTGCGCCTAGACTGTATTCGTTTACGTTTCGTTCGCTCATGGCAATGGTATTGCTGGTTCCGTCAGTGATGTCGCGGAACGATGTCCCGTCGCGTTTGGCAAACAAGCCTCGAACCTTCGTTGCGTCGCGGGTGTTGCCCATCGAATCGCCTAAGCTGAATCGATAGTTGAAGTGGTTGGTGAGCGTTCCGGAGTAGCTGTCAGAAGGGCAACGATACATTTCGGGACACACATTCCAAGGCCCCCAAGATTCCCATGTGTTGCCACCATACGGCGGCTTCGAGGCGTCGCCCGCAGCAATGCGATCGAACATCGCGTTCTGTTCAACAAACGGCAGCAGTGGAATCAGACCGTTCAAGCGACCATTGTTCTGAGTCGATCCGCTTGTGGTCCCTGTGGCCCGGGGAACAAAGCTGCCGTACGTGTCATGATAGTTATGTAAAGCTAATCCCAACTGTTTTAGATTGTTGGAACACTGCATACGCCGGGCAGCCTCACGAGCCTGCTGCACAGCTGGCAGCAGTAGCGCAATTAAGACCCCGATAATGGCTATAACGACCAGCAGTTCCACCAACGTAAAACCCAATTTACGAACCGTGACGCTTGCTTGAGGACGACTGAACACTGAGTAATTCAGAATCGGAAAGGAACGAAGCATAAGTAGAGCCGGATGAAAAACGTGTGGGGTGAGAGAGGCCAGCAAACCAACGGCCGACCAAGAAAAATGTAATCTCGGCGATGCAGTGGAGGGGGATCTTACGCCGAGAAGGGGAGGGAAAGAACAATCAATAACTATTAGTTTTGTTATGTTATTGCCAGAACATAAAAAGTTCAAGCAATTACACAAGGTAATGGTGGTTCGCAGGCTTCAAAACGTGCTACATGACCGTATTTTAGGTGGTTCGCGGCTCGCTCGC encodes the following:
- a CDS encoding glycosyltransferase — protein: MLKVSIVIPSVDNAHRLETTLISLLENRPSYCEIVVPHSGYYDDPYNIAEEVRLIEVPAARSEVELLAVAWSMCNAPIVHTLAAGATVDAGWLEDALACFQQTEVMAVAPQVYFSDGNEPVHGVLADDFGMRAAGSVDSMQAPMLQAAFYRYSLLAAVGGFCTRMEQYADLDIGLWIAEAGGMCEVAAGAHVYLNEPNQLGRVTSDRIRLAKTLQLRHQEWFGSRGKHGGKLGWLSRSVGSGSISTMMSALTVKADTKAALHRLPDLDDIRAVVEGRDQTFRFDPRNDHPGPRLHRNAA
- a CDS encoding carboxypeptidase-like regulatory domain-containing protein — its product is MSFPTGHARSWQWVWLMLGVLAWGGCSSNGLPSDAASVEGTVTMQGAKVVDAVVVFRSDSGDAAVGKTNEEGKFQLSSASIPGGTRPGHYQVTIVKREPLTETASTEEDPNYNPNQRSAPSKPRGHLLPEKYSRPNTSELKADIVAGKNTIDFELTP
- a CDS encoding DUF1559 domain-containing protein; the protein is MLRSFPILNYSVFSRPQASVTVRKLGFTLVELLVVIAIIGVLIALLLPAVQQAREAARRMQCSNNLKQLGLALHNYHDTYGSFVPRATGTTSGSTQNNGRLNGLIPLLPFVEQNAMFDRIAAGDASKPPYGGNTWESWGPWNVCPEMYRCPSDSYSGTLTNHFNYRFSLGDSMGNTRDATKVRGLFAKRDGTSFRDITDGTSNTIAMSERNVNEYSLGARSGQIRVTEGVVTGVSDLTTSPINCLAEASGRFYLDASAVKGRGGWWFADGQTERAGFMTVLPPNSPSCVEGNNGSGDSVTSLIAPTSNHPGGVLTLRADGSTHFVPDTIDTGNLSSAENSNSLSPYGVWGALGSKAGGEVNIGS